A genomic stretch from Acetobacter ascendens includes:
- a CDS encoding IS5 family transposase (programmed frameshift), with product MRRYSLRDDQWERIKDLLPGREGYVGGTAVNNRLFVEAVLYRYRAGIPWRDLPARFGDWKNVHRRLRRWCESGVIERIFRYLAADYDNEYMMIDSTIVRAHQHSAGALKKGARNQAIGRSRGGLTTKIHAICDALGNPVELGITPGQDADITQAEPLLENIEPDAFLADKAYDADRLIDRLIQRGITPVIPPKRNRTTRRKTDFSLYRERNLVERFFNKLKQFRAIATRYDKLKSTFLAAVQFASIIILLN from the exons ATGCGGCGCTATAGTTTACGCGATGACCAGTGGGAGCGGATAAAGGATCTTCTTCCTGGTCGAGAAGGCTATGTCGGCGGCACTGCGGTGAACAACCGTCTGTTCGTGGAGGCGGTGTTGTATCGCTATCGCGCGGGTATTCCATGGCGCGACCTTCCTGCCCGTTTCGGTGACTGGAAAAACGTGCACCGGCGTCTGCGCCGCTGGTGTGAAAGCGGCGTCATCGAACGGATATTTCGTTATCTGGCCGCTGATTACGACAACGAATACATGATGATCGACAGCACAATTGTCCGAGCGCATCAGCATAGTGCCGGAGCTCTCAAAAAAGGGGCACGGA ATCAGGCCATCGGACGATCACGAGGCGGGCTAACTACAAAGATCCATGCCATCTGCGACGCTCTGGGCAATCCAGTGGAACTCGGCATCACACCGGGACAGGATGCCGATATCACCCAGGCAGAACCACTTCTGGAAAACATCGAACCGGATGCTTTCCTTGCTGACAAGGCGTATGACGCGGACAGGTTGATCGATCGGCTGATACAGCGCGGGATTACCCCGGTCATCCCGCCAAAACGCAACAGAACGACACGACGGAAAACCGATTTTTCTCTCTACCGCGAACGGAACCTTGTTGAGAGGTTCTTCAATAAACTCAAGCAGTTTCGCGCTATCGCAACCCGCTACGATAAACTGAAATCGACCTTCCTCGCAGCCGTGCAGTTCGCCTCAATCATCATCCTGCTTAACTGA
- a CDS encoding (2Fe-2S)-binding protein: protein MVVCSCNRLTHKDVEAAVADGATRPREIYAARNCKAQCGNCVKGVVCLLREARLKHMKKAEVPAHMVPVAADVALSA, encoded by the coding sequence ATGGTTGTCTGCTCTTGCAATCGTCTCACTCATAAAGACGTTGAAGCCGCAGTGGCGGATGGGGCCACCCGCCCGCGTGAAATTTATGCCGCACGCAACTGCAAGGCTCAGTGCGGGAACTGCGTAAAAGGCGTTGTCTGCCTGCTGCGTGAAGCCCGGCTGAAACACATGAAAAAAGCCGAAGTTCCGGCCCACATGGTGCCAGTTGCTGCTGATGTGGCGTTGTCTGCCTAA
- a CDS encoding NAD(P)H-dependent glycerol-3-phosphate dehydrogenase, with amino-acid sequence MKHRILVMGAGAWGTALALHAARTGAQVYLWARHPARLPSGAMPRLPDFPLPDSITVSSAPPPADVACALMVIPTQHMASVLPLVPAGVPAVLCCKGIERSTLAFPLDVLHRLRPDVPGAVLSGPNFAREVAADLPAASVVASANVDLARKLVDLLSTPRLRLYASADVTGVQLGGAAKNVIAVAAGITIGAGLGENARAALITRGLAEITRLGVALGAYPATLAGLAGLGDLLLTCTGEASRNYQMGLALGRGHATQTALATLPGVAEGVTTADALLALARQHKVDVPITACIAAFLEGVLTLPQAQEQLLTRPLRTELDTP; translated from the coding sequence ATGAAACACCGTATTCTGGTTATGGGGGCTGGCGCATGGGGTACCGCGCTGGCCTTGCACGCAGCACGCACCGGGGCACAGGTTTATTTGTGGGCGCGCCATCCTGCCCGCCTGCCCTCTGGGGCTATGCCGCGCCTGCCAGATTTTCCGCTACCAGATTCCATAACCGTTTCCTCTGCGCCGCCACCGGCAGATGTGGCCTGCGCACTTATGGTTATTCCCACCCAGCATATGGCCTCTGTACTGCCGCTGGTACCTGCGGGCGTACCCGCTGTGCTGTGCTGCAAAGGCATAGAACGCAGCACATTGGCTTTTCCGCTGGATGTGTTGCACCGGCTGCGGCCAGATGTGCCGGGGGCTGTGCTTTCCGGCCCCAACTTTGCGCGCGAGGTTGCGGCAGACCTTCCGGCGGCATCTGTTGTGGCCTCGGCCAATGTGGATCTGGCACGCAAACTGGTGGATCTGCTCTCCACCCCGCGCCTGCGCCTGTATGCCAGCGCAGATGTAACCGGCGTGCAGCTTGGGGGGGCAGCCAAAAACGTTATTGCCGTGGCTGCGGGCATTACTATTGGCGCCGGGTTGGGAGAAAACGCCCGCGCGGCCCTTATTACCCGTGGGTTGGCAGAAATAACCCGCCTTGGCGTAGCCTTGGGGGCATACCCCGCCACACTGGCAGGCCTTGCCGGGTTAGGAGACCTGCTGCTGACCTGCACGGGTGAGGCATCGCGCAATTATCAGATGGGGTTGGCCCTTGGCCGCGGGCACGCCACCCAAACCGCACTGGCCACCCTGCCCGGTGTGGCAGAAGGTGTCACCACAGCGGATGCCCTGCTGGCCTTGGCCCGCCAGCATAAAGTGGATGTGCCCATTACCGCCTGCATTGCCGCGTTTTTAGAAGGTGTGCTCACACTCCCACAAGCGCAGGAACAACTTTTAACCCGCCCCCTGCGTACGGAACTTGATACCCCTTAA
- a CDS encoding Dps family protein has protein sequence MSTATAKEAHIKEYLGTPTDLKADKVKAVAGGLSEVLADVFALYIKTKNFHWHMSGRHFRDYHLLLDEQSQQIFAMTDPMAERARKIGGTTLHSVGEIARKTKISDNDALYVTPEDMLSELREDNLTLTKRLRAVHAIASDAGDVATTSLIENWIDETERRTWFLFESTRPVFGHNE, from the coding sequence ATGAGCACAGCCACAGCAAAAGAAGCCCATATCAAGGAATATCTTGGCACGCCAACAGACCTGAAGGCCGATAAAGTAAAGGCCGTAGCAGGTGGCTTGTCTGAAGTTCTGGCCGATGTGTTTGCCCTGTATATTAAAACCAAAAATTTCCATTGGCATATGAGCGGTCGCCATTTTCGGGATTACCACCTGCTTTTGGATGAACAGAGCCAGCAGATTTTTGCCATGACAGACCCCATGGCAGAACGTGCCCGTAAAATTGGGGGCACCACGCTGCATTCTGTTGGGGAAATTGCCCGCAAAACCAAAATTTCTGATAACGATGCCTTGTACGTTACCCCAGAAGACATGCTTTCAGAACTGCGGGAAGATAACCTTACGCTCACCAAGCGCCTGCGTGCCGTGCATGCCATTGCATCCGATGCCGGAGATGTGGCAACAACCAGCCTGATTGAAAACTGGATTGATGAAACCGAACGCCGCACGTGGTTCCTGTTTGAAAGCACGCGCCCGGTTTTTGGACATAACGAGTAA
- a CDS encoding IS5-like element IS12528 family transposase, which translates to MWTPAQRGRMAGITRKTKRYPSDLTDEEWERIAPLMPPANRRGRKRTTDFREIINALRYLVRSGCGWEMLPVHFGPWQTVYWWFRRLMRRFLFQTIHDVCLMLDREATGRETSPSGGVIDSQSIKAPHAKTRGYDAGKKIVGRKRHIAVDTDGRLLLVQLTTADISDSAGGQMILDAIRKRWPWVKHLFADGAYDRLQLMDKATFLDFTVEIIRRSETAKGFEILPRRWVVERTFGWMIRWRRLVKDYEQRIDVAEAMIHIAMGSLMLRRNAHP; encoded by the coding sequence ATGTGGACGCCAGCACAACGAGGCCGCATGGCCGGAATTACACGCAAGACGAAACGCTATCCGTCTGATCTGACAGATGAGGAATGGGAGCGCATAGCGCCTCTGATGCCCCCTGCGAACCGGCGTGGTCGGAAACGGACAACCGATTTCCGTGAGATCATCAATGCTCTGCGCTATCTCGTGCGCTCAGGCTGCGGTTGGGAGATGCTTCCGGTTCATTTTGGCCCATGGCAAACGGTTTACTGGTGGTTCCGCAGGCTGATGCGCCGTTTCCTGTTCCAGACCATTCATGATGTCTGTCTGATGCTCGATCGTGAAGCGACAGGACGCGAAACCAGTCCATCGGGTGGTGTCATTGATAGCCAGAGTATCAAGGCACCCCACGCAAAGACACGTGGTTATGACGCAGGCAAGAAGATCGTCGGTCGGAAACGTCACATCGCAGTTGATACGGATGGCCGCCTTCTCCTGGTCCAGCTGACAACAGCCGATATTTCGGACAGTGCAGGAGGACAGATGATCCTTGATGCCATTCGTAAACGCTGGCCTTGGGTGAAGCACCTGTTTGCCGATGGAGCCTATGACCGCCTCCAGTTGATGGATAAGGCCACTTTTCTCGACTTCACAGTCGAGATCATCCGGCGGTCAGAGACAGCAAAAGGGTTTGAAATCCTGCCGCGTCGGTGGGTTGTGGAACGGACCTTCGGTTGGATGATCCGCTGGCGTCGCCTTGTGAAGGACTACGAACAGCGGATCGACGTCGCAGAGGCCATGATCCACATCGCCATGGGAAGCCTCATGCTACGCCGAAACGCTCATCCGTGA
- a CDS encoding FkbM family methyltransferase, producing the protein MVEIRGDKDWDIPTFFMDPCAGRDQVVNAVQAGGWKHFETPMPQYFAAAVKQAQKGLIVDVGANTGFYSLLSLCVSRRMKVCAYEPFPPVFKILQENIIQNGFSKRVTISPFAVSNANAVSTLYVPDAGHGLVETSASLNAEFKEHIGGHQSVTVRKLDDLHPRGSKVAIVKVDAEGHDLDVLLGAETLIKRDRPIVFVEVLPRADQTGLTDLLQRCGYQDVALLPNGASQPGNRVVYEAQAWNHMWVPQEKVIPTV; encoded by the coding sequence ATGGTTGAAATTCGTGGGGATAAGGATTGGGACATTCCCACCTTTTTTATGGACCCCTGCGCAGGCCGGGACCAAGTGGTAAATGCCGTGCAGGCAGGGGGGTGGAAACATTTTGAAACCCCAATGCCTCAGTATTTTGCCGCGGCTGTAAAGCAGGCGCAAAAAGGGCTGATTGTAGATGTGGGGGCCAATACCGGCTTTTACAGCCTGCTTTCACTCTGTGTTTCTCGGCGTATGAAGGTTTGTGCGTATGAACCTTTCCCTCCTGTTTTTAAGATCCTGCAAGAAAATATTATTCAAAATGGTTTTTCAAAAAGGGTCACGATTTCCCCTTTCGCAGTCAGCAACGCCAATGCGGTTTCTACCCTGTATGTGCCAGATGCAGGGCATGGGCTGGTAGAAACCAGTGCCTCGCTGAATGCGGAATTCAAGGAGCATATCGGCGGCCATCAGAGTGTTACTGTGCGCAAACTGGATGATTTGCACCCACGGGGTTCTAAGGTGGCCATTGTGAAGGTGGATGCAGAAGGGCATGATCTGGATGTTCTGCTAGGTGCAGAAACCCTGATAAAGCGCGATAGGCCTATAGTTTTTGTTGAAGTGCTTCCGCGCGCAGATCAAACCGGGCTGACAGACCTGCTGCAACGGTGTGGGTATCAGGATGTTGCCCTGCTTCCCAACGGGGCTTCTCAACCCGGTAACCGTGTGGTGTACGAAGCACAGGCATGGAACCATATGTGGGTACCGCAGGAAAAAGTCATTCCAACAGTGTAA
- a CDS encoding bifunctional aspartate transaminase/aspartate 4-decarboxylase codes for MSTTPDAYQKFRHLSPFELKDELIKLASGRAQRAMLDAGRGNPNFLATLPRQGFFQLGMFAAADSALTFSYMAEGVGGVPRREGIEARFEAFLADNQNVPGISFLRRAVSYVRDQLGLPADEFLLEITSGILGCDYPTPPRVLRYTEKVVRHYLLHEMAGGTMPESTTNLFALEGGTAAISYIFASLRENGLIKPGDKAAIGMPVFTPYVEIPELRDYQLQEVAINASPEQGWQYPDEELDKLLDPSVKIFLVVNPSNPPSVRISDEGLARIAEIVKKRPDLIIVTDDVYGTFADDFRSIYAICPHNTILVYSFSKYFGSTGWRLGVIAMHEQNVLDEALAALPEAEKVELDKRYASLTPDVRGLKFLDRLVADSRTVALNHTAGLSTPQQVQMVLFALFALIDGRDAYKNALKRLLHRRELALYRDLGVKAPDDAGSTHYYTLIDLVNVVTQLYGTRFARWLMTRMDYQTILFRIAEETGVVLLPGDGFAVKRPSARASLANLNEYQYAAIGAALRRMAGEYYDRYRQEKGLNSKGE; via the coding sequence ATGTCTACCACGCCGGATGCGTATCAAAAATTTCGTCATCTCAGCCCGTTTGAATTGAAAGATGAACTGATAAAACTGGCCTCTGGCCGTGCCCAGCGCGCCATGTTGGACGCCGGGCGTGGCAACCCCAATTTTCTGGCAACATTGCCCCGGCAAGGGTTTTTTCAGCTTGGCATGTTTGCTGCGGCAGATTCTGCGCTTACCTTTTCCTATATGGCAGAAGGCGTGGGCGGTGTGCCCCGGCGTGAGGGCATAGAGGCACGGTTTGAGGCCTTTTTGGCAGATAACCAGAATGTGCCGGGCATTTCCTTTTTGCGCCGCGCCGTATCTTATGTGCGAGACCAGCTTGGCCTGCCAGCAGATGAATTTTTGCTGGAAATTACATCCGGTATCTTAGGGTGTGATTACCCCACACCGCCGCGCGTGCTGCGTTATACGGAAAAAGTGGTACGCCATTACCTGCTGCACGAAATGGCAGGCGGCACCATGCCAGAAAGCACAACAAACCTGTTTGCGCTGGAAGGTGGCACGGCGGCCATTAGCTATATTTTTGCATCACTGCGTGAAAACGGGCTGATTAAACCGGGTGATAAAGCGGCCATTGGTATGCCGGTATTTACCCCGTATGTGGAAATTCCCGAACTGCGTGATTACCAGTTGCAGGAAGTGGCCATTAACGCCAGCCCGGAACAGGGGTGGCAATACCCGGATGAAGAGCTGGATAAGCTGCTTGATCCCTCCGTTAAGATCTTTTTGGTGGTCAACCCCAGCAATCCGCCATCCGTGCGGATAAGTGATGAAGGGCTGGCCCGCATTGCCGAGATTGTTAAAAAGCGGCCAGACCTCATTATCGTAACAGATGATGTATATGGCACGTTTGCAGATGATTTCCGCTCCATTTATGCCATCTGCCCGCACAACACCATTTTGGTGTATTCCTTCTCCAAGTATTTTGGTTCTACGGGCTGGCGGCTGGGCGTTATTGCCATGCACGAGCAGAACGTGCTGGATGAGGCCTTGGCCGCATTGCCAGAAGCCGAAAAAGTTGAGCTGGACAAACGCTATGCCTCGCTCACGCCAGATGTGCGTGGCCTGAAATTTCTGGACAGGCTGGTGGCAGATAGCCGCACCGTGGCATTAAACCACACGGCAGGGCTTTCTACCCCGCAGCAGGTGCAGATGGTGCTGTTTGCCCTGTTTGCGCTGATAGATGGGCGCGATGCGTATAAAAACGCCCTCAAACGCCTGCTGCACCGGCGCGAACTCGCCCTGTATCGTGACTTAGGCGTAAAAGCCCCGGATGATGCTGGCAGCACGCATTATTATACGCTGATAGATTTGGTAAATGTGGTTACCCAGCTTTACGGCACCCGCTTTGCCCGCTGGTTGATGACGCGCATGGATTACCAGACAATCCTGTTCCGTATTGCAGAGGAAACAGGCGTTGTGCTGCTGCCGGGTGATGGCTTTGCCGTTAAACGCCCCTCGGCCCGTGCCTCATTGGCTAATCTGAACGAGTATCAATACGCCGCCATAGGGGCCGCCTTACGCCGCATGGCCGGTGAGTATTATGACCGCTACCGACAGGAAAAAGGGCTGAACAGCAAAGGGGAATAG
- a CDS encoding AI-2E family transporter has product MRPPFFRPAGRRKHAVQPPDSSAPTPSITTPAASAPHVPEAPQLAGLEASVHKLESTVRRCYRLAVMVVTVTAAGLFVSSGGAVVMVVFASALVAVVLHAAARIISRLLHIPQWLSVMLFVLVLVGALSLVVHVSGPELMVQLSHLHEALTSERDALHNMLDSNPLGHAVLDHFPRFLGGNMVPDGHAGTDNGMDFAGSMTNVLTSTFGSVGTMVVIIIAGVYFALSPHLYANGILRITPVAYRSTMRTVLLTTGHALTAWVAGQMLDMTVVGCLTWSGLSLLGMPLALPLGLVAGLANFVPYLGTFIGAVPALLIALSVGPREAMMVAGLYAAIQTFEGYVMSPFIQKRAVRMPPALTILSQTIFGAFLGMWGFIFASPITAVLLAVASRLSAPLPPNEEV; this is encoded by the coding sequence ATGCGCCCTCCGTTCTTCCGCCCCGCAGGCAGGAGAAAACACGCCGTGCAACCGCCAGATAGCAGCGCCCCAACCCCATCCATTACAACGCCAGCAGCTTCTGCGCCCCATGTGCCAGAGGCACCGCAGCTTGCCGGGCTAGAGGCATCTGTTCACAAGCTGGAAAGCACGGTGCGCCGTTGTTACCGGCTGGCCGTTATGGTGGTAACGGTTACAGCGGCAGGGCTGTTTGTCAGCTCCGGCGGGGCGGTGGTGATGGTGGTGTTTGCCTCTGCCTTGGTGGCAGTGGTGCTACATGCTGCGGCCCGCATTATTTCTCGCTTACTGCATATTCCGCAGTGGCTTTCTGTCATGCTGTTTGTGCTGGTGCTTGTGGGCGCGCTTTCCCTTGTGGTGCATGTGTCTGGCCCAGAACTGATGGTGCAGCTTTCGCACTTGCATGAGGCTTTAACCAGTGAGCGCGATGCCCTGCACAATATGCTGGACAGCAACCCGCTGGGCCATGCGGTGCTAGACCACTTCCCGCGTTTTCTGGGTGGCAACATGGTGCCCGATGGCCATGCCGGCACAGATAACGGCATGGATTTTGCAGGGTCCATGACCAACGTGCTCACCTCCACCTTTGGTTCGGTTGGCACCATGGTGGTAATTATTATTGCTGGGGTATATTTTGCGCTTTCTCCCCACCTGTATGCCAATGGCATTTTGCGCATAACGCCTGTGGCTTACCGCAGCACCATGCGCACCGTGTTGCTAACAACCGGCCACGCCCTTACCGCTTGGGTGGCGGGGCAGATGCTGGATATGACGGTTGTGGGGTGCTTGACATGGAGCGGCCTTTCTCTGTTGGGTATGCCTCTAGCGCTGCCTTTGGGGCTGGTGGCCGGACTGGCCAATTTTGTGCCGTATCTGGGCACGTTTATTGGGGCCGTGCCTGCGTTGCTGATTGCGCTTTCCGTTGGCCCGCGTGAAGCCATGATGGTGGCGGGGCTGTATGCCGCTATCCAGACGTTTGAAGGGTATGTGATGTCTCCCTTCATTCAAAAACGTGCGGTGCGGATGCCGCCTGCGCTCACCATTCTTTCGCAAACAATTTTTGGTGCGTTTTTGGGCATGTGGGGCTTTATTTTTGCCTCCCCCATTACGGCGGTGCTTTTGGCTGTGGCCAGCCGCCTTTCCGCACCTCTCCCCCCGAACGAGGAAGTATGA
- a CDS encoding DUF4112 domain-containing protein has translation MTTHALAHTGFSSFQSGQSANGQPSADALRRLKRARRFAWLLDAAIRLPGTRVRVGADAIVGLVPGGGSTVMGLLSFYVVWEAWRMGLPLKLLLRMVGNIAIEAAVDVVPVAGDLLDIAFKANMRNVAVMENWLGVPSSAATRKK, from the coding sequence ATGACAACACACGCTCTGGCTCATACCGGGTTTTCCTCTTTTCAAAGTGGGCAGTCTGCTAACGGGCAGCCCTCTGCGGATGCGCTGCGCCGCCTTAAAAGGGCGCGGCGTTTTGCGTGGCTGCTGGATGCCGCCATCAGGCTGCCTGGCACTCGCGTGCGCGTAGGGGCGGATGCTATTGTGGGGCTAGTGCCCGGCGGTGGCAGCACGGTTATGGGCCTGCTTTCCTTTTATGTGGTGTGGGAGGCCTGGCGCATGGGCCTGCCGCTCAAACTGTTACTGCGCATGGTGGGCAATATTGCCATAGAAGCCGCAGTGGATGTGGTGCCCGTGGCGGGTGATCTGCTGGACATTGCCTTTAAGGCCAACATGCGTAACGTGGCCGTTATGGAAAACTGGCTGGGTGTGCCGTCCTCTGCTGCCACACGCAAAAAATAA
- the msrB gene encoding peptide-methionine (R)-S-oxide reductase MsrB translates to MSDSLSGSCGAGGCGPRGPLTPEQEQILFGHGTEYPGSSPLNHEKREGAYHCAACGALLFRSTTKYESGSGWPSFWAAEPNAVATHKDTSHGMVRTEAHCAQCEGHLGHVFPDGPPPTGQRYCMNGLALDFRPDPQRATSAGGATAMDHTSGWAS, encoded by the coding sequence ATGTCAGATTCTTTATCAGGCAGCTGCGGTGCCGGTGGGTGCGGCCCGCGTGGCCCGCTTACTCCAGAGCAGGAGCAGATTCTGTTTGGCCACGGAACGGAGTATCCCGGTTCCAGCCCACTAAACCATGAAAAGCGCGAGGGTGCGTATCATTGTGCGGCCTGTGGGGCATTGCTGTTCCGTTCTACTACCAAGTATGAAAGCGGGAGCGGCTGGCCTTCCTTCTGGGCGGCGGAACCCAACGCCGTGGCCACACACAAAGATACCAGCCACGGCATGGTGCGGACAGAAGCCCATTGTGCACAGTGTGAAGGGCATCTGGGCCATGTATTTCCCGATGGCCCACCCCCCACAGGCCAGCGCTACTGCATGAATGGTCTGGCGCTGGATTTTAGGCCAGATCCACAGCGGGCTACTTCTGCTGGTGGCGCCACCGCTATGGATCATACAAGCGGCTGGGCATCTTGA
- a CDS encoding deoxyribodipyrimidine photo-lyase, translating to MVDAPSPAPVLVLLRDDYRVADNPALHAACATGQPVLCAYVQDTALQDAPITRIADWAQAACAQLAASLHTQGLALFMLSGPTRLAVPALAHAVNATDVFWNRRYDAPGIAVDTDVHASLKQLGVTVHSCTGRLLFEPWAICTQAGQPYRVFTAWWRAARDLPEPPPPLPAPDIRGKDYVPARALNLPDGVRLGRVGTQLPALPPGWTSGEKAAHANLHLFIENALENYETQRDRADATHGTSLLSPYIRVGQISVRQIWHAIRHAADQNPQMATDTEKFLAELRRVVS from the coding sequence ATGGTTGATGCACCCTCCCCCGCCCCTGTTCTGGTTTTGCTACGAGATGATTACCGCGTGGCCGATAACCCTGCCCTGCACGCAGCTTGCGCAACTGGGCAGCCCGTACTGTGCGCATATGTGCAAGATACCGCTTTGCAGGATGCCCCTATCACCCGCATTGCAGATTGGGCACAGGCGGCTTGTGCGCAACTGGCCGCCAGTTTGCACACACAAGGGCTGGCTTTATTTATGCTATCCGGCCCAACGCGGCTTGCTGTTCCCGCATTGGCGCACGCCGTAAATGCCACAGATGTGTTCTGGAACCGCAGGTACGATGCCCCCGGCATTGCCGTAGATACGGATGTACATGCCAGCCTGAAACAACTGGGGGTGACCGTACATTCCTGCACCGGCCGCCTGTTGTTTGAACCCTGGGCCATATGCACGCAGGCGGGCCAGCCTTACCGTGTGTTTACTGCATGGTGGCGCGCCGCGCGGGATTTGCCGGAGCCACCGCCTCCATTACCTGCGCCAGACATACGCGGGAAAGACTATGTGCCAGCACGCGCCCTCAACTTGCCAGACGGCGTGCGCCTTGGCCGTGTTGGCACGCAGTTGCCAGCTTTACCGCCCGGCTGGACAAGTGGAGAAAAAGCCGCCCACGCCAATCTGCACCTGTTTATAGAAAACGCACTAGAGAATTACGAAACACAGCGGGACAGAGCAGATGCCACGCATGGCACATCGCTGCTTTCACCTTATATTCGGGTGGGGCAAATTTCTGTGCGGCAAATCTGGCACGCCATCCGCCACGCTGCCGACCAGAACCCGCAAATGGCCACCGATACCGAAAAGTTTTTAGCAGAACTACGGCGTGTCGTCAGTTAA
- a CDS encoding IS5 family transposase (programmed frameshift), whose product MRRYSLRDDQWERIKDLLPGREGYVGGTAVNNRLFVEAVLYRYRAGIPWRDLPARFGDWKNVHRRLRRWCESGVIERIFRYLAADYDNEYMMIDSTIVRAHQHSAGALKKGARNQAIGRSRGGLTTKIHAICDALGNPVELGITPGQDADITQAEPLLENIEPDAFLADKAYDADRLIDRLIQRGITPVIPPKCNRTTRRKTDFSLYRERNLVERFFNKLKQFRAIATRYDKLKSTFLAAVQFASIIILLN is encoded by the exons ATGCGGCGCTATAGTTTACGCGATGACCAGTGGGAGCGGATAAAGGATCTTCTTCCTGGTCGAGAAGGCTATGTCGGCGGCACTGCGGTGAACAACCGTCTGTTCGTGGAGGCGGTGCTGTATCGCTATCGCGCGGGTATTCCATGGCGCGACCTTCCTGCCCGTTTCGGTGACTGGAAAAACGTGCACCGGCGTCTGCGCCGCTGGTGTGAAAGCGGCGTCATCGAACGGATATTTCGTTATCTGGCCGCTGATTACGACAACGAATACATGATGATCGACAGCACAATTGTCCGAGCGCATCAGCATAGTGCCGGAGCTCTCAAAAAAGGGGCACGGA ATCAGGCCATCGGACGATCACGAGGCGGGCTAACTACAAAGATCCATGCCATCTGCGACGCTCTGGGCAATCCAGTGGAACTCGGCATCACACCGGGACAGGATGCCGATATCACCCAGGCAGAACCACTTCTGGAAAACATCGAACCGGATGCTTTCCTTGCTGACAAGGCGTATGACGCGGACAGGTTGATCGATCGGCTGATACAGCGCGGGATTACCCCGGTCATCCCGCCAAAATGCAACAGAACGACACGACGGAAAACCGATTTTTCTCTCTACCGCGAACGGAACCTTGTTGAGAGGTTCTTCAATAAACTCAAGCAGTTTCGCGCTATCGCAACCCGCTACGATAAACTGAAATCGACCTTCCTCGCAGCCGTGCAGTTCGCCTCAATCATCATCCTGCTTAACTGA